In Thermus neutrinimicus, the DNA window CCTGAAGGGCATCCCAGGCCGTGGGGCCTTCCCCAGGCAGGGGGTTTTCCCCAAGATGGCGCACCAGGTGGCGGCGGTTGGAGGTGGCCACCAGGAGGACGTTTTCCGGGGGACCCTCGAGGCTTCCTTCCAGGAGGGCCTTCAGGTGGTGGAAGGCCTCCTCTTTGGGGTCCAGGGAGAGGTCGTCCAGGAAGAGGAAAAAGCGGTGGGGAAGAAGGGCCAGCCTCTCCAGCAGGCTTTCCAGGTGGTCTAGGGCCTTGGGCTCCACCTCCACCATGCGGGCTTGCGGAAGGTGCAAAAGGCTCTTGGCGGCGGTGCTTTTGCCCGTGCCCCGGGCCCCGTAGAGGAGGGTGTGGAGGGCGGGTTTCCCCGACAGGAACCGGAGGGCATTGGCCTTGAGGGCCTTAAGCTGCTCCTCGTAGCCCAGAAGCTCGTCCTCCCGGGGCAGGCGGGGGTTTTCCAGGGGACGCACCTCGCCAAAGAAGCGGAAGGTCCGGTAGAGGGCAAAGGGATAGGGCCCGTGGGCTTGGAGTACCCGGGCCAGGGCCTCGGGGTTGCGGGCGAGGAGGGCGGCCAGGGCCTCTTCCTCAGCGGGGTAGGGGGGGCGTTCCCCCAGGTCGGCTAAAGGGTACTCCCTTCGCCTCTCCTCCAGTTCCAAGGAAAGGGCCTCGAGGTCCTGCCGCAAAAGCTGCATCAGCCCCGGGGTGGGCCTTAGGGCCCGCCAGGCCCAGGGGGCTTTGAGGAGGCTTTGGGCGAAGGCGTAGCCCCAGGGTTCCCCCCGGGGCAAGTCCAGGTCCAGGAGGTCCAGGGGAGTCTTGGGGAGCTCCATGGGCCCCATGGTAAGGGAAAGCCCCGGGGGTTTCCCGGGGTCTTGTGGTGGGCCGCACAGGACTCGAACCTGTAACCCACCGATTAAGAGTCGGTTGCTCTACCGGTTGAGCTAGCGGCCCAAGCCACACCGTGGGCGTACGGCGCTGGCCTTAACGCCAAAAGCCAGTGTAGCCTTCCCTCAAGGCTCTGTCAAGGCGGCTAGAACAGGTAAAGCACCGCCCTTCCCCTTTCCACCCGGATGCGGATGGGTCCTAGGGCCTGGTTCTCCAGGGTAAGGGTGGTGGCCTTAAGGGGGGTGGGGGGAAGGTTCCAGCGGGCTCCTTCCACGGCCAAGGTAGCCTCGGGGAAGGGCAGGAGGCTGAAGGAAGCCCCCTTTTCCAAGGGAAAGGTGTGAAGCCCAGGGAGGAGGGGGAAGGCTCGGGTGAGCCCGTCGGCGAGCTCTGCCCGTACCCCCTTTTCCGCCAGCAGGAAGGCCAGCTCCAGGTGGGCCAAGGTGTGGTCCAGGCGGCCCCCGATACCCCCCAGGAGGAGAATTTCCTTGGCCCCCAGCTCCAGGGCTTTTCCCACCAGGGCTTCGCCGTCCGTCAGGTCCTTTTCCCGGGGAAGCACCTCCTTGGGGGCAGGAAGGATGTGCTGGAGCCAGGGGGGGCTTGAGTCAAAGTCCCCAAGCCATAGCTCCAAGGGAAGCCCCAGGGCCAGGGCGTGCCGGCCACCGGAGTCCGCCGCCATTAAGCGGTAACCCTTCAGGCGCTCCCTTAGACCTTCCCCAACCAGAAGGGGACCCCCTAGCAAAAGGGCAAAGCGCCTCATCCCTCCAAGGGTACCGCTTGGGAAAGGTCCAGGTGGAGATGGACCTGGGCCCCCTCTGGGGGGCCTTCCAGGGCCTCGAGGTAAAGCCGCACCGTTCCAAGCCGCACCCAAAGCCCCACCCTGCTTCCGAAGAAAAGCCGTTCCTCCACCTCCCCCGGGTGCTCCCCCCCCAGGCGAAGAGCCTTTGGCGGAAGAAGGTGGGGTCTGGCGGGTAGACCCAGGGCCCGGCTTTCCTCCGGGGAGAGGAGGTTTTTGTGCCCGAGGAAACGGGCGGTCCAAAGGTCCTTGGGCCTTGCGTACACCTCTTCCGGAAGCCCCACCTGCACGATCCTTCCCTGGCGCAAAAGGGCCACCCGGTGGGCCAGGAGGAAGGCCTCCCCCTGGTCGTGGGTGACCACCAGGGTGGTCACCCCTTCCCTCCGGAGGGTCCTGCGCAGGAAGAAGAGGAGCTCCTCCCGTAGCCTTAGGTCCAGGGCGCCTAGGGGTTCGTCCAGGAGGAGGAGCCTAGGCCTTGGTGCCAGGGCCCGGGCCAGGGCCACCCGTTGCTGTTCTCCCCCGGAAAGCTCCTGGGGGCGCTTTCGGGCATGGGATACGAGTTCCATGCGTTCCAGGAGTTCCTTCACCCGCGCTTCCCGTTCCTTCCTGGGCCAACGGGCTTCCACCAGGCCAAAGGCGATGTTTTCCGCCACGGTGAGGTGAGGGAAGAGGGCGTAGTCCTGGAAAAGAAACCCGATCCCCCGCCTTTCGGGGGGCAGGGGGGTGAGGTCGCGTCCCCCGAAGCGCACAAAACCCCGGTCGGGGGAAAGGAGCCCGGTGATGAGCTTTAGCAGGGTGCTTTTGCCACTTCCCGAGGGTCCCAAAAGGGCCAGGACCTCGCCCTCCAAAGCGGTGAGGTCCAGGGCCAGTTGGAAGCCGGGGAAGCGCTTTTCCAAGGAAAGCTCCAGCACCCCTCCATTAAACAAGGAACCCGGGGATTACCCCCGGGTTCCCCACCGGCTTTCTTTACTTTAGGCCGAGCTTCTTGCGTTCCTCCAGCACCTGCTGAGGGGTGAGCTTCTTGTCCCTAAGGGCCTTGACCTCAGCGGCGGTGAAGGGCTTGAAGCCCTGGACCTTCTTGTCGTCCCCCCAGGCGGTGGCGATGTGGTTGAGCAGGGCGGCGATCTCCTCGTCCTTAAGGCCGTTGTAGGCGGGCATGGCCCCGTTGTACTTCATGCCCTTGACCTCGATGGACCCCTGAAGGCCCCAGAGGAGCACCTTGATGAGGTACTCGCGGCCGCCCTTGGGGTTCAGGATCTCGGCCACATGCCCCGCCAGGGGCGGGAAGGCCCCAGGAAGCCCCTGGCCGTTGGCCTGGTGGCACCCCGCGCACTGGGCATAGAGCTTGGCGCCGTCCGCCTGGGCAAAGGCCAGGCTACCGATAAGGAGGAGAGCGGTTAGGGTCCGTTTCATCTTTACCCTCCGGGGTATCAGGGTATTTTGTCCCTCGCTCCTTGTCAAGGCCTTTGGCCAAGCCTAATCTTTAACTTTCCTTAAGGGTATAGTCCCGGGGGGTAGGCGGGATTCCCGGGGGAGGAGGCTACATAAGCAGGTTTTTATGAGAAGGAGGCTCCGTGTCAAAGGAGCTTGACATGGCCCCGGGAGGGGTGCTAGGGTACAAATGTCCTTGGGTGTACCCAGGCGGTGTATAAGATGTACGCATACCGGGTACTTTGGTCCCTTCTGGTACTAACCCTGGCCGCAGCCCTGGCTGCCCCGGACTTCGGTCGCTGGTACCCTTTTGGGGCGGCGCTGGACCTGGCCCGGGCCCACGGGCGGGTGGTGTTGGTGTACTTTCACTCCCCCCACTGCCCCTACTGCGACCAGATGAATACCTTCGTCCTCTCCGATCCCCAGGTGAGCCAACTTCTGGAGGACAGGTTTGTGGTGGCCTCCGTGGGTACGGAAACCCCGGAGGGCCAGGAGCTTGCCCGGCGCTACCGGGTTCCGGGCACCCCAACCTTTGTCTTCCTCGCCTTCCGCAAGGGGGCGTGGGAAGAGGTGGGCCGGTTTTTTGGCAGCCGGCCTCGGGCGCAGTTCCTTGCGGAGTTGCGCCAAATGTGTGCCAAAGGAGGTGTGTGTGAATAGGCGAGCGTTTCTAAGGACCACCGGCGTAGCCCTTGGGGCCGTTGCCTTGGCGGGGCTTCCCGTGAGGGCGCAGGGTTTGGAGGGCGAGGATCTGGCCAACTTGGAGAAGGCCCTGCAGGCGGTGTTGGGCAAGGGGTTTAAGGACCTTACACCCTCCAACGCCATCAAGCTCACCATGCCGGCCATTGCGGAAAGCGGGGCCAACGTTCCCGCTGAGGTGGAGGTGAACCTGCCTTCCGATCAAGTGAAGGCCATCCATCTCTTCGCCGACAAGAACCCCACCCCCCACCTGGTGGCCTTCATGCCCATGAAGGCCCTGCCCTACTACGCCACCCGGGTGCGGCTGGCGGAGACCAGCGCCATCCGGGCGGTGGTGGAAACGGCGGACGGCAAGCTCCTGTTGGCTTCGGCCAGCACCCGCGTGACCGTGGGTGGCTGCGGTTAAGGAGGTAGAAGATGGCCATTCGTACCATTGTTCGTTTGACCCCAGCCAAGCCCAAGGCGGGCGAGAACTTTAAGCTTCAGGTGGTGGCCCAGCATCCCAACGAGCCCGGAACCCGGAAGGATGCCGAGGGCAAGGTCATCCCCGCCAAGTACATCAACCAGGTGGAGGTCTACTTCGAGGGGGAGAAGGTGGCCGAGGCCAAACCCGGCCCCTCCACCAGCGCCAACCCCCTTTACGGCTTCATGTTCAAAGCGGAAAAGGCGGGGACCTTTACCGTCAAGCTTAAGGACACCGACGGGGACACCGGCGAGGGCACGGTAAAGCTGGAGCTGGCCTAAAGGTGGCGCCCGGGGGGAACCCCGGGCGCCGGGTATGGCGTGGAGGTGGGGGTATGGCCTTACGTGGCTGGTGGTGGGTGGTTGGCCTTTTCTTGCTGGGTCTGGCCTTGGCCCAGGCGGAGGTGGATCCCAGGGAGGAGGCCAAGCGGCAGAAGCAACTCCTTTTGGAAACCGCGGGGATCCTGCCCACGGAGCTCATCGTGGAGCAGGGCAAGGAGCTCTTTAACCGCAAGGGGCCAAACGGTAAGACCATGGCCGAGTGCGACTTTGGCCTGGGGAAGGGGGTTCTGGAGGGAGCGGCGGCCCGGCTACCCCGCTACTTCCTGGACACGGGCAGGGTGGAGGACCTGGATAGCCGCATCCTCACCTGCATGACCCGGGTCCAGGGCTTCCGGCCCGACCAGATCAAGCGCCAGGAAGTGGTGGCCATCGCCTTCTACATCGCCAGTTTCTCCACGGGGAAACCCATCCAGGTACGCCTCCTCTTTCCCCAGGAACGGGAGCTCTATGCCCTGGGCGAAAAGCTCTTTTATGCCCGCAGTGGGGCCCGGGATGTGGGTTGTGCCACCTGCCACGTGTCCTACGTGGGCCGGCGGGCGGGGGTCCTGCCTTACGCGGATGTCTTGGGCAAGGATAAGTCCTGGACCCACTGGCCTGCCTACCGTTACTCCAACGACCAGATCTGGACCATGCAGGACCGTATCCGGGCCTGCTACGGCAACATCGGCCATCCCCAGCCTGCCCTTTACTCCTTGCCCATCCTAGCCCTCGAGCTTTTCATGGCCTATCAGAACAACGGCGCGGTGGTGGAGGAGTGGCCGGCTTTTGTGCGGTGAGGAGGCGGCGATGAAGGCGAAAAGGCTTATCCCCATCCTGTTGGCCGCGCCCCTGGTGGTGGCCCTGGCCCAGTCGTACTTTGGCCCTTCCGAGCTGGAGGCCATCCAGACGGGTGGCAAGGCTTATGCGGAAGTCTTCCTTAACCAGCGCCCCGACCAGGCCCTTTGCTCCCTCCACCGGAACCGCCTGCCCGCGGATACCCTGCCCAAGTTCCTGGAAGAACAGCGGGCCCTCATCCAGTACCCGGCAAGCGGCAAGCTCATGGGGGACTGGAGGAAGGGCGGGGCCATCTTCAACAACCTGCAGAAGGCCAACTGCTTCTCCTGCCACTTTGGCTCCCCGGTGCACCTGGGCGGGGACGTGGGGCCCAGCCTGGAAAAGTACGGCCTGAACCGGGGCCAGTCCGAGGCGGTGCAGCGCTACACCTACGAGGTCATCTACAATGCTTGGGCCTTTTTCCCCTGCACGGTCATGTACCGCTTCGGTGCGCAGGGGCTTCTGACCCCCGAGGAGATCGCGGACGTGGTGGCCTACTTGTTGGATCCGGAGTCTGACTTCAACACCAAACCCGCAGTGGGGTCCAAATGAACCGAAGGGAGCTCCTTTTCTGGATTTCCGCGTTGGCGGGGCTTGGGCCCAAGGCCTTGGCCCAAGTTCTGGAGAACCCTTCCCGGCTTTACGACCTTCCTCCCTATGGCAACGCCACCCTCCTCTACTTCTCCGACCTCCACGGCCAGGCCTTTCCCCACCACTTCATGGAGCCCCCTAACCTCATTGCCCCTAAGCCCCTGATGGGCCGGCCCGGCTACCTCACCGGGGAGACCGTCCTGCGCTACTACGGGGTGGAGCGGAAGACCCCCTTGGCCTACCTGCTTAGCTACCTGGATTTCGTGGAGCTGGCCAAGGCCTTTGGCCCCATCGGGGGCCTAAGCGCCCTCACCGCCCTTATCCGCCAGCAGAAGGCCCAAGCGGAAGCGGCAGGGGGAAGGGTGCTCCTTTTGGATGGCGGGGACACCTGGACCAACTCCGGCCTCTCCCTCCTCACCCAGGGGGAAGCCCTGGTGGAATGGCAGAACCTCGCGGGGGTGGACCACATGGTCTCCCACTGGGAGTGGACCCTGGGGCGGGAGCGGGCGGAGGCCCTTTTCCAAGGGCTTAAGGGGGAGCACCTTTCCTACAACGTGGTGGATGAGCTTTTCGGCGACCCCCTTTACCCCGCCTACCGGATCCACCAGATGGGCCGCTACGCCCTGGCCATCGTGGGGGCCACCTACCCTTACGTGAAGGTTTCCCACCCCGAGGAGTTCACCCAAGGCCTTTCCTTTGCCCTGGACGAGCGCCGTTTGCAGGAGGCCGTGGACCAAGCCCGGGCCGAGGGGGCGGATGCGGTGGTCCTTCTCTCCCATAACGGCCTGCAGCTGGACGCGGCCTTGGCCGAGCGGGTGAAGGGGATCGACCTGATCCTTTCCGGGCACACCCACGACCTCACCCCTTCCCCCTGGCGGGTGGGCAAGACCTGGATCGTGGCGGGAAGCGCGGCCGGCAAGGCCCTGATGCGGGTGGACCTGGAGCTTTTCAAGGGGGGCATCGCCAACTTAAGGGTTCGGATCCTGCCGGTTCTGGCCCACCATCTCCCGGGGGCTCCCGACGTGGAGGCCTTTTTGGAGAGGACCCTGGCTCCCCACCGCCAGCACCTCTTTGAACCCCTGGCGGTCTCCGAGTCCTTGCTGTACAAGCGGGACACCCTGTACTCCACCTGGGATGAGCTGGTGGGGCGGGCGGTCAAGGCCCTTTACCCGGAGGTGGACCTGGTCTTCAGCCCGGCGGTGCGCTGGGGCACCACCATTCTTCCCGGCCAGGCCATCACCCGGGATCACCTCTACGCCTACCTGGGCTTTACCTACCCTGAGCTTTACCTCTTCTGGCTAAGGGGGGAGCAGATCCGGAACACCCTCGAGGACATCGCCAGCAACGTGTTTACCCCCGATCCCTTCTACCAGCAGGGCGGGGACGTGAGCCGGGTCTACGGTATTCGCTATGTTTTGGACCCCGATGCCCCCACCGGCAAGCGCATCCGGGAGATAGAGGTGGGGGGCAAGCCCTTGGATCCCAACCGCCGGTATCTGGCGGCCTCCTATGGGGGAAGGCTCCAGCGGGTGGGGGAGGCCAAGGGGGGGTACGAGCCCAGGCCCATCTACCAGGTCCTCGAGGAGTACCTGAGGGCCGAGGGGCGGGTGAAGGTTCTGCCCCAGCCCAACGTGAGGGTTATCGGGCGCAACTACCGCATACCGGAGGTGAGTTCATGAGGAAGAAAGTCGGATTAATACTGGCCTTGGTCTTGCTTCTAGGGCTCGGCCTGACCCAGATGAGCCCTTTCAGGGCCCGCCTCGAGGCGGCTTTGCATGCGGGTGGGCGCGAGTTTGCCCAGGTGATGCTCTCCCAGGACAAGGGCCAGGCCCTTTGCTCCCAGTACCGGGACAAGCTTCCCCCTGACCTTATCCCGGGCTTCCTGGCGGAGCAGAAGGCCCTCATCCAGTATCCGGCAAGCGGCAAGCTCATGGGGGACTGGAAGAACGGGGAGAAGGTTTTCACCGATCCCAAGCGGGGTAACTGCTATGCCTGCCACGCCGGGGTGGCCAGCGAGGTGGCCCACGGCACCATGGGCCCGAGCCTGACCAACTATGGGCAACGGGGCACCTCGGAGGCAGTGGTGCGCTACACCTACGAGAAGATCTACAACGCCTGGGCCTTTGTGCCCTGCTCCCTCATGTACCGGGGCGGGGTGCACCGCCTCTTCACCCCCGAGGAGACCGCCGACCTGGTGGCCTTCCTCCTGGACCCCGAGTCCCCCATCAACCGGAGGTGAGCCATGAGGAGAAAGAACCGTTACTTCTTCCTGGGCGTATTGGCCTTGGGGACCCTGGTGGGCGTGGGGGCCTACACCCAGCAGCAAAAGCCCCTGGACCCCTTTGAGGAGGCCATGCGGCAGCGGCAGATGTACCTGGAGACCTTTGGTGTGCTCCCTGGGGAGCTTTTCGTGGAGGAAGGGAAGGAGCTCTTCTTCCGTAAGGGGCCAAGCGGCAAGACCCTCGAGGAGTGTGATTTCGGCAAGGGGAAGGGGGTTTTGGAGGGGGTCTATGCCATCCTCCCCAAGTACTTCCCCGACTCCAAGCGGGTGGAGGACCTGGAAACCCGGGTCTACACCTGCATGCAGACCGTCCAAGGGTACAAGCCCAGCGAGATCAAGCGGGAGGAGGTCCGGGCCATCACCACCTACATCGCCTCCTTCTCCTCCAAGGCTAAGATCCAGGTGGTGCCCAAGCACCCCGCGGAGCTGGCCATGTACAACCTGGGGCGGGAGCTTTGGTACACCCGCGCGGGGGCAAGGGACATGAGCTGCGCGGTCTGCCACGACCAGTATGCGGGGCAAAGGGTGCGGCTTTCCCCGGTCAGGAGCCCCAAGCAGGGCCTGGGGAACGAGTGGCCCGCCTACCGCTTTGAGGAGGACAAGCTCTACACCATGCAAGACCGTATAGATTTCTGCTACGAATCCATCGCCATCCCCAAGCCGGAGTACTACTCGGATGTCCACATCGCCCTGACGGTGTACATGCTGGCCGAGGCCACCAAGGCTGGGCACTCCTTTGAGGAGCTGCCCTTCTTTACCCGCTAGCCATGCGCCGCCGCGACCTCCTTGCCGTGCTTCCCCTCCTCTCCCTGGCCCGGGCCCAGGGGGGAGGGGGAGCGGGCGGGGATTGGGTGAGGGCCTTTGGGGAGTTCATCCAACGCGTGCCCCCTGCCAGCTACCTGGTGTACCCCACCGAGGCCAAGGACCTCTTCCTCTTTGATCCCTTCATCCTGGACGTGCGCACCGAAGAGGAGCGGAAAAAGGGGTATATCCCGGGTTCGGTGCACATCTACGCCGGCCAGGTGCCAGACCGCCTGGCTGAGCTTCCCAAGGATAAGGAGACCTTGATCCTGGTCTACTGCAACTCGGGAAGCGTTTCGGCGGTGGTGGCCGCATATTTGCAGGCGCTGGGCTATAAGAATGCCAAGAACATTGCCCATGGGTTCAAAGGCTGGCTGGACGCTGGCCTGGAGGTGGAAGGAGGTTCGCAATGAGGAAGCTTTTGGCTCTGGTAGCCCTTTTGGGCTTAGGCTTGGCGCAGTCCTTGCTGGTGGAGGTTAGGGGTTCTTTGGAGGAGGTGGAGGCCAAGACCCTTCAGGCCCTTAAGTCGGTGGGCCTCGAGCCGGATCGGGTGCTGAACCTGGGGGAGCAGGTGCGCCAGGTGACAGGCCCGGGCTTCCCCGAGTACCGCCTGGTGGTGCTTAAGCCGGATAGGGGAAGCATCGAGGCGGTTTCCAAGAACCCCATGGCCGCCATTGTTCTTCCCCCCACGGTCTTTATCACCGGTCAAGGGGGGAAGTACATGGTGGGCACCTTTGACGGGCGGCTCCTCTTCTCCATGCTCCAGGTCTATGGGGGCGAGGTGGAGCGGCTGGTGTGGCGCCTCGAGGGGGCCCTGGGGCGGCTTGGCATTGTGAAGCGCCTGCCCCCCGCCATGATGCCCGATCCCGCCAGCGGCATGATGCCGGCCCTCCTGTACCGGGTACCCTCCGCCAAGGTGGAGGACGTGGTCCTCATGGTGGAAACGGAGCTCACCTCCAACGGTCTTAACCTTCTCCCCAACGTAAAGGTGGGCCCGGTGACGGTGATCATGCCCTGCAAGAGCGAATGGGCCAGGGTTATGTTCCTTGCCCAGCCTGCGGGAGGCTTTGCCGCTCCTTGCCGCTTCTTCGCCATGCAGATGGGCAACGACGTCTTGGTGGGGGCCATCGAGCCCATGCTCATGACCATCATGCCCGGGGTGATGGGCACCCCGGCGGTGGCCATGCTCCAGGAGGCCCGCCAGGTGATGACGGAGATCTTGGAAGCCACGGGCGGGGCTCCTTACCGCCCTGGCCAATAAAGGAGGGAGTATGAGCAAGGTGAATCGGCGTCAGGTTTTGAAGACGGGTGCGGCCTTGGCCGCGGCAGGGGCCCTTTCGGGTTCGGCCTTTGCCCAGGAGTTCTATAGCCGCCCGGCCACCCTGCTTCCCCGCACGCGCAAGCCCCGAGTGGTGGTGATCGGGGGCGGCTGGGGCGGCACCACGGTGGCCCGGAAGCTGGTCCAGTCCGGGGTGGACGTGGAGGTGGTGCTTATTGAACAGAAGCCCATCTTCATGTCCTGCCCCATGTCCAACCTCTTCCTGGCGGGGGTCAAGCCCCTGGAGTGGTTGGTCTTTGACTACACCCACGTGGTCAAGGACGGGGTGATCTTCGTTCAGGAAAGGGTCTTGGACATCAACCGGGACCGCCGCCTGGTGCGAACCGCTGGTGGGTACATCGGTTACGACTACTTGGTCCTGGCCCCGGGCATCGACTACATGTACGAGGCCATCCCCGGGTACGCGGAGGTGAAGCACCTCATGCCCGTGGGCTTCAAGCCCTTTGAGCACATCGCCTTGAGGCGGATGCTGGACCAGTTTGACGAGACGGGCGGGGAGCTGGTCATGTACATCCCTAACCCCCCTTACCGTTGCCCTCCTGGGCCCTACGAGCGGGCGGCCATGCTGGCCTGGCGGCTTAAGGAGAAGGGAGTTAAGGGGAAGGTCATCGTTCTAGACGCCAACCCCCAGCCCATCTCCAAGGCCCCGGGCTTCCTGGCCGCCTACAACGACCTCTACAAGGACTACCTGGAGTACGTGCCCAACACCAAGATCACCGGCCTGGACTACGGGAAGAAGGTGGTGAAGACGGAGCTTGGGGACGTGCCCTTCACCGTGGCCGATATCATCCCCCCCATGAAGGCGGGGGAGCTGGTGCGGGTGGCGGGCCTGGGAGAGCGCTGGGCCAACGTGAAGATCCCCTACTTCCTCTCCGAGAAGGATGACCGCATCTA includes these proteins:
- a CDS encoding FAD-dependent oxidoreductase: MSKVNRRQVLKTGAALAAAGALSGSAFAQEFYSRPATLLPRTRKPRVVVIGGGWGGTTVARKLVQSGVDVEVVLIEQKPIFMSCPMSNLFLAGVKPLEWLVFDYTHVVKDGVIFVQERVLDINRDRRLVRTAGGYIGYDYLVLAPGIDYMYEAIPGYAEVKHLMPVGFKPFEHIALRRMLDQFDETGGELVMYIPNPPYRCPPGPYERAAMLAWRLKEKGVKGKVIVLDANPQPISKAPGFLAAYNDLYKDYLEYVPNTKITGLDYGKKVVKTELGDVPFTVADIIPPMKAGELVRVAGLGERWANVKIPYFLSEKDDRIYLVGDITGNTPYPKSGMVAYVSGTIVARHLVERLKGKPLAEIPPELPHNICYSFVDKEEAIWVAANYSWDEAAKQIKSQGSVDNQRSAANGTAAIGWATGIWNDMFGPA